GGGTGCAATCGGGTATCTGCCCCACCCAGACAAATAAGCCTCGTGATTGCCCCTGAGAACCTCGATATCCGTGAAGCAAATCCCCGCGAAGCCTACTCGCACAAGGACCTCGCCCGGGCCCGGTTCGGGAATCGGCATTTCGACGAGCCGCAGATCCCCCGCGGTCTCAATGCGCAGCGCCCTCATGCATTTCACCTCGGGATGAAATCACCGCGTCCCTGCCGCCGGTGCCGGTTAGCGTACCGGGTATGTCAGATCGATCCAAAGCGGCGAGGTGGTGGGTTGCCTGCCATTCAGCGTGGCCTGGGCACCGGCGAAGGTCCTTGGGTCGCGGTACTTCGCTTCACCGTACTGCAACGTCACACGCTCGGCGGTGAAGTCGTCGAAGGTCTTCCCATCGGCCAGCAGCGCACTCTCAAACTCGATGCGGTTCAGGCGTCGCAGCAGTCGCGCCGGGACCTCCATCTTGAATGCCGCCCCTGCTGCCGGATCGGTGGGTGTGGTCCCGATCTGCTCCCCATTGACCTTGATGACGTTCTCGGCATCCACCTTGCGGAGAATCGCCGTGAGAGTTGCGGATGCGGTGGGTGTGAATTCCTCCACGTTGCCGGATGTCACGAGTCGGGGCTGGCTCTCCACCCACGGTTCGCCCTCGCCCTGCATGGTGATGAGCAGGTCATGGAAGCCCTCCGGCGCCGCAGAGAGGTCGAGGGTAGCTGTAGCGACGCGGTAGAGGCCCTCCTGCGCGAACTCGGTCACATCTTGCGCTGCGCCGCCAAGCTCAATCCGGGCGCGTCTGATCTGGTTCGCGAGATCAAGGATCTGCGCCTTCACCGAAACCTGGCCGGCTAGTGACTGGTACACGGTGGGCTGGGCGAAGGTGACCGAGTACTTCTCCTGTGCGTTGCCGAAACCGCTGTCGAATCCGTCCTCATTGATCCGGACCACGTGATAGCCCATAGCATCCAGAGCGGGGATCGCACCGTGCCACGCCCACGACACCGCACCGCCGATGATCTCAGGCGCACCTGCGAAGCTTGAGCGCGTAGTAGTGTGCCAGTGGCCGGACAGGGACACCACGATCTTTCGCCCTGCCAGAATCTGCTCGAGCTGCGCCTTCTGCGGCAGTGAGAACAGCGGCTCGTGGCAGAGAAGCACCAGTCGGTCTTCCATTGGGACGCGCTCCAGGTAGGCCTTCAGCCATTCGATGCATCCTGCCGGCATGCTGTACTGCAGTTTCCCGTCGAAATAGTCGGTTCCGTCGAGGGCGATGAAACGCACGCCCGCGTAGTTGAATGCATAGTGCATTGGGCCGAACATTTCGCGGTAGAGTTTCTTGCCCACACCGGGCGCGTCCGGGTCGAAAGTGGACCGGTACCAGGACACATGCTCGTGATTCCCTGCAAGATTGAAAAGGGGAGGCTGCAGGTCAGCCATCTGTTCCTGGTACACCCTGAAGAGCAGGCGTCCGCCGGAGCTCTCTCCAGCCGCGGCATCCACGACGAGATCCCCCGTGTGCACCACGAAAGAGACCGGCACCGGAAGATTGTTGAGCGTGTCCACGTATTGGGCCATCTGCTCGCCAACATCCGGCCGGGTGTGCATGTCGGTACCGTGCACGAAGTAGAACGGGAGGTCCTGCTCCTGCGCAGCCAAGGGGAAATCGGCAGTACCTGTTCCCGTCTCCAGATAGCGCCAGAAACCCCGTGTGGGCCAGGTCTGCGCGGGATTGTCCACGAAAACCACCTGGGCAGCATCCGGACACTCAAGCTCGTAGCGACCATCCGTTCCGGTGGTGACGATCGCCACGCCGTCGCTCACCAGGACCCCGGCGCAGGCGCGATCGGTGGCCTGCCAAAGCCCGTCATCATTGATGTCAATGAACACGCGGCCGGAGATCGTCCCGGCCAGGCATGAGGTTACGCACAGAGCAGCGAAAACGTTGAGCATGCATCGAATGCGCATGAGATGTCCCTCATTATGACTTCATTCTGCTCAGGCAAAAGGGTGTCGGGAACCTGCCCGGGGGAGTATTCCAGCCGCGCTCCGGGATGCCCTCCCCCGCGTTGCAGGGAGGCGTGGGGAAACTGTCGGGACGCGGTCCTGTCTCGGTCTCACGGGGCGATCAGATCTTGCCGCTGCCCAGTTCGCGCACCACGAGGTCGATGCGCGCACGGTCGTTGGTCCCCAGATCGTTCTGTGCGGCCTCAGCGATGTGGCGCGGCGGGTTCTTCTGCATCATCAGCGATTCCATGCCGTTCTTCCGCCTGCACATCTCGATGATCTCCATAGCGATGGTGTCCAAGGCCACGGGGTCGGTCGAAACAAGCAGTGCGTAGTAGGGCTGGAGGAACTGGGGTTTGAACGAAGGCCCACCATTGTACTGAACGGCGCGTGCGTCGCAGATGATGAGGCGCTGCTTGTTGAGGATGTTTGGATCACGATTCACGTCCACAATAGCGGGGCTGCAACTGCTGATCTTGTGGAACTGATTTGGGTTGTCAATGCACCCAAAGTGGTTCTTGAGCGCGCAGGTCAATCCGGCGTAGGAATGATCCTTGATGACGGGCACATTGATCAGCGCCGTGCACTGCCGGGAAACGATCCGGCTGAGGTGATAGGCCGTATCGCGGCGGAAAGTCTGTCGGTCCTCGTAGCCGATGAAGCCGCTCCCCGGGGGCCCCACAGTTCCGTAGCACTGGATGTCATTGCCTCCACGGTTGATCGTAAAGCCACTCATCGCCAGGTCGCGATCTTCCTTGTCGAATACGATCACGTTGCCGGCGGTGATGCCGCAGAATGAAGCGCCTTCAGCGATGGCGTCTGCGAAAGCGGGGTGCGTGGTCATAGGTGGGGCGATCCCATTGATCTTCACGCCCACAACGTCGCCGGGCTTGAGGAACTTCCGCCAGGCTTCCTCACGGGTCACGTCACCGCCAACCAGGGCCCGGACGCCCTCATGGACCATCTCGGCCAACATTCGTTTGATGGCCGGGTCCTCGGTTGTGGTGGCCATGTCCACGTTCCGGACCACCACAACGCGGGAGTTTCCGGTCTGCCCCCAGACGCGAAGCGGAAGGGAGCTGGCCCCGGCGATGAGTGTCGCCGATGCCGTAGCGCGCAGGAAGTGTCTGCGATCCATGCGTCGTCTCCTGGCCGAACTTTGGCTTCGCCCGTGCAGCGCTTATGCCCACACGCCCGGGATCTGCAGCCCGCACCTCATGCAGATGCCGGTCTTGGGGTTGAACTCGTTGAAGGACACATCATAGCCGACCCGGCTGATGATCTTCACACCGCACTTGGGGCAGTAGGTACTCTCCCCGGGGTCTCCCGGCATGTTCCCGACATACACGTAGCGCATGCCCAGGCCATACGCGACCTTGCGCAGGTTCTTGATGGTGTCATTCGGCGTCGGCGGCAAATTGCGGAACTTGTACTGCGGGAAGAACTTGCTCACGTGCAGAGGCGTATCTGCGCCGCAGTTGGCGATGATCCACTGACACATTCGCCTGAAGTCTGCCTCGCCATCGTTGTAGCCGGGCACAACAAGATTTGTCAGCTCCAGCCACAGGTGGCTGAACTTGCGCACCCGCCTGATATTGTCGAGAACGGGTGCCAGAGAACCGCCGGTGACGCGCTTGTAGAAGTCCTCAGTGAAGCCCTTGAGATCGATGTTGATGCAGTCGATCACGCTGCACATGTCTTCGAAAGGCTTTGGCAGGAAGTGTGCGGCTGTGTGGACCGCGACTTTTATGCCCTTCGCCCGGGCGAGCTGCGCGGCCTCGAGGACATACTCGATGGCCTGCATGGGCTCGCTGTAGGTGAATGTAAGAGAGCGGTACTTGTACTTGACCATCTGCTCGACGAGCCCTTTCGCCGAGAGGGTCTTGTTGTCCGTCGCCTCGGGACGAGCCTTAGCGAAGGACGCGCTTTGGCAGTACTTGCAGTCCAGATTGCAGCCCGCGAAGCCCAGCGCGAGGGTCTGGGTACCCGGAAGGACGTGGAGGAAAGGCCCCTTTTCCATGGCGTCCGCGCGGATCTCGCAGGGACGAGCATAAATCATCGAGGTGTAGTAGCCGTTGATATTCTCGCGGACGCCACAGGTGCCGCGCTCGCCCGGCTGGATCTCGCAGCGGCTCGGACACAGGTCGCAGACCGTCTCCTTACCTTCCTTCACGTGCCAGTACATGGCTTTCTGTTGCGAGACATTGCCCAACGCCGTGACGTTGGCCCCGGCGCTCAGACGTGCCAGGAGATCGGTTCCCCCGAGGGTAGCCAGCCCCATGCATGCGCCCCCGCGGGCCAGTGTCTCCACGAAGTCCCGGCGATTCAGATTGTCGCTCCTCACTCTTGCTGTCCTCCATTGCCGACCGCAGTTTCCCCCTGAAATCGGCCCGGCTGGAGCTTCACAGTTTGCATCGCTCCAGCCCCAAACTACAAGGAGGGCGAGGCCTGCTCTCCTCGCCCTCCACCAGTCCATGCGACAGGTCGGCCTACCTGACCATCCCGATCTTGACTTCGCTCCCCTGGGAACTGGCCTCCACAGTGGTCACCGGCAGACGCCAGTCCTTGAGCTGCTGATCGCAACCGTCGCCAAACGTGGCCTTGACCGCTTTGGCGAAAGCCTCGCGGCTCGAGCCCTTTGCGGGGACGTCGCGCAGGGCCGCGAAGAACGAACGGTAAGGCTCGCGGTCGATCATTCGCGATTTGCTGAACCCGTTGCTGTCCAGGAGTGCATACAGCATCCCTGCGACGACATTGCGGTCCAGCGAAGCGTCCTCGCCCTGGATGACGTACTCATCCAGTGACTTCAGCGCGCGCTCGCGAGCTCGAACGACTTCCTCCTGCGGTAGCTTGACTGCGGCCGCACTGCCGATAGCATCTCGGGTCTCCGTCACGAGATCGTACTGGAGGGATGCGGCCGCGAACTCCGCTACTCCCCCAAGAAGGTCCGGGTTCTCGCGCAGGAACGGGACGGCCTCACCGAGCACATTCGACGCGATGTTCACCAGCCCCATACCCCATTGCGGCGGGTCCTTGATCTGGCAACCCGGCACCTTGAACGGATTGCCCTGGGTGCTCGCACATCCGCGGTCCACAACGATGACCACGCGTTCAGCTTTGTCCGCCCCGGTCCAATCCTTGAGCACCCGCTGCGCCTCATCCCAGATATTCGGCATGTTGTACATGCGCATGAGCGGCGCTCGCGTGAACGGCGCCAGCACTACGCAGCCATCGCCGATGAACACGTCCATATTGGCCGGGACTATCTCGAACTGCTCGTACACCTTCCTGGTGATCTCGGTCATGTCATACTTGTCGGGATTGGTGGCGGCGTCCTGGAACTGCTCCCAGCAGATACGGGCATCGTCTGCGAGACCACAATCTTTGAAGTCGATAGCCAGCGACTCGAAAGCCGCCTGGGCCTCATCCCACAGGCCCAGGCGTATCTTGGCCTGAGCGTAAAGGTACAGAGCGGGAGCCGCAAGATCATGGCCCTGCATCTCCGTGATGGGAGCAAGCAATTCCGCCGCCCGGGCATATTCGCCTTGGCCCATGAGCATCGCGGCCTGGAAGTAGTGGGCCTCCGGAATCAGGTCGGAGACGCCGATGGCATATTTGATGTGGTGGTTGATCTCGGAGTAGGCGAAGCTGACTTTGAGATTGTACAGCTTCATCAACTCGTAGAACGCGTCCTTATCCTGCTCAAGGCCGACCGGGAAAACGCCCGGGTACTCGGCCGAAAGCTCCGGATATATCTCCCGCGCCGTCTCCCAGTTCTTCTCATCCGCGTAGAAACTGATCAGCTTGCAGAATGAGAAAACCGGCACCGCACCATCTGTGAAGAAAGGCAGCCGCGTCGAGTTGAAGGGGAAGTGGATCACGATTTCCTGGTGGGTGTACGCAGCATCACCGGTGACCGGGCCGGTGTCGATGTCCCCGTAGGGCGTGTAGCAGCGGGCCACCATGCCGAGGGCATTGCACTGCAAAGAACTCCCCCTGAGGTTATTTGCGATGTACGCGAAAGCCTCGGTCGCTTTGTCGAGCGCGCTCAGCGAGCCGTCCGTCGGTATGGGGCCGGCATCGCCGGTGGACGCCTGGTAGTCCTCCTTCAGCCGATCAAGGTCCTCCGGGCCCGTTGCCTTATTGATCTCATTGAACAGGAATTCCTGGCGCAGGTAAGTCTGACCGATCTCGTACCAGGCGTCGTCCCAAAGATCATTGCCGGGGAACCTCTCAATAAACTCGCGGAACTTCGCGACAGCCATCTCATGCATCCCGTTGTTCTGGTAGTGCTTGGCCTCGCCGTTCCACAGCTCCTTGGCGTCCTTCGCGGGGTTCCACGCCAGCGGGTCGTAAAGGTCCAATTCCTCGGGAGCACGCCCAGGATTCAGGCGCTGGACAATGTTGTTGGCCTCGCGCATGGCCTGGTTTGTGAGGTCGCTGCCGTACCAGTCCTTGATCAGCCTCTCATAGGCCTCCAACGCCTCCGGGAGTTTGTTCATCAGCCGGTAGCATTCCGCGATCCGCATCTGTGCATCATCAGCGCAATCGCAGTAGCGGAAGTCCCGAATCAGGTCGCTGCATGCGTTAATCGCCGATGGATAATCCTGTATCTCCATGTACTTCTGGGACAGGATCGTCAGAGCGCGGGGGCAAAACTCACTCTTCGGATAGTTGTACGCCAACTGGTTCAGAGCGTCGAGGGCCTCGCGCGTCGCTTCGATGTGAGTGTACTCCTCCACAAGCGCCATGAGCGCATCGTCCGCCCACGTACTCTGGGGCCACTGCTGCACGATATGTTCGTAGACCTTGATGGCACGCTCGTGGTCATAGTCCTTGCGGTAGAGATTCCCCAGCATCCACGCCCCGTCGTCCGCGAGGTCGCTGTCGGGGAACATCTGCACCAGGCAGCGGTAGCCCCATTCCTCATTGCGGAAAGACTCGGGCCTGAAGGATGACACATACGCATAGTGCATATACGTGTCATCGGCGTACGGGGTGCCCGCGAAGCGGTTCAGGAATGCAGCATTGGCAACGATGGCCGCCTGGATTTCCTTCTCCTGGCGCACCTTGCAGCAGGTGTAGCTGGCCGTGGCTGCGTCTTCGTGCTGGTTGTAGTAAGTCAGGCGAGTGGGGAGAAGAGCGAGGTCTCGAAAGGATGATGTGAGGGTCGCGCCGATGTCAAAGTCCTGCGCCTGTGCTACCGACGCAATCGCGAGCACTCCGATCAGAATGAGGCCTTTACGCATGCCGTTGCCCCTCCTGGAGAGCAGCAGTATGGGCGCCATCGGACATGGACTGGCTCAATCTATCCATTTTGCCCGGATATATCTTAACCATCGGCCAGAGCCGATACAAGACGGAAACTGGAATTTGCACCCTATCGCCCCATCGCGCGTCTCGTCAAACCCTCGATCTCCTTTGCCACGGCCTCCCGGTGCCGCAGCATCGCGTCTGGATCCCTGCTGAAATGGGTGTAGTCCCGGGATATTTCCTCCCCGACCCGCAAGAGAGTGTGCCCCGGGCTGAGTTCCCGGAGAATCCAGAGGTATTCATAGTCTTCGATGCCGTCGCGAACGGTCTCCAGGCGGATGGACGACAGGGGCTCGAAGTTCCGGCCGGGATAGAGCAGCCAACCATCGCCGTTCACCTTGAACTCCTTGTAGGTCGCAAGGTCCCGGCAGTCCCAGTCGGCCTCATCCGGCCAGCGCTGTCCCTCGGCTTTGTCTGGCAGCAATCCAAACCAGTAGTTGACGCGCCAGTACAGGAAGCCCGTGCAATCCTTTTGCCAGGTTTGCCAGAAGAGCACCCGATGGTCGATTGCGGGCTGATCGATGAAGAAATTGGCGAACGGAGGCTTCGGCCCGCAGCAGACATAGAGCCACGTGACATCGCCTTCGGCGCGGCGAGCTTCGAAGAATGCGTCGTCCTGGTTGGCCGTCAATGCGCACCAGATGCGCACCGTTTCGTTGAGCTCAGCGGGCGTCCGGTTGGTGTAGTAGGTCTGCATGATGGGCGCGTCGGGCTCGAGTTCCAGCACCCTGCGGTAGGCAGCGCTCACCGCCTCGTACTCATCGGGACGCGCCTCGTCCCATCCGTACACATGCCCGTAGGGCAGCCAGCCCTTCTCTCGCCAGTGGTCAATCTGTTGCCCGACCCGCTTCTGGATCTCCACGACCTCGGTTCTCAGTTCGAAGTCGTCAATCACAACGTCCTTACCCTCGCACTCGGCTACGAGATCATCAATGTAAATGCGCAGGGGGCGGTCTTTGTTGTCGATCACGAACTGGAAGTTATCGCAGGCCGCCAAAGTGTCCAGATCAAGGGCAACCCCAGTCTGATTGTGGCGGTACTGCGAGACAGGGATGCGGACTTCATGCCAGCCCTCTTCGGCGATCGTGAACGTTGTGATCCACCGGTCCGGAAATCTGTTCACGAAGGCGACGATGCGCTCGCCGACCATGTCCGCGGTCTCGGGCTTCACCCAGAAGCGGAATGCCTTGCAGCCGGCTCTGCTCAACTCGCGCCCTTCCATGGGGCGGCTCAGTGAGGCCCAGGAGTCAATCTTCGGCCACTTCATCAACCCCGCGCGTTCCCCGGAATGCACCACGTCTCGCACGTACTCCATCCCTTGCGCGTTCGCAGCGTGCCAGCCGAAGTGGCCCACGCTTGCCATGCTCACCCCCAGAGGTGGCAGGCGGTCGACAATAGCCTCCATACACGCGTCGCTGACCGTGTAGTCCGGGGCGAGGGTACCATCTCCGCGGACCACCTCGCCGACATACGACTGGCCTACCGCAGTCGGTGTGACCCGGTAATCCAGGAGGAACTGATTCCAGCGAGTGAATACATCAGGCGGCAGATTTGCTTTGTAGTCGCTGCTGCCCGTGTACCAGCGGGATATTTCGGCAGCTGAGCAACCGAAGGGCGTGGCGAGATGCTGCCTGCGGGGCAGGTCGAATCCGAAGACCCGCAGTCTCAGGGACATTTCGCAGCGTTCCTCCCCCGCCGACACGCTGACGGTACCTGTGTACTCGCCCTTCGGCGTGCCCGGGGGAATGTAGAGGCGCAACCAGATGGGCTGAAGCTCGCCGGCGCGCAAGGTAAAGGGCGCGTCCGGCAGGAGCGGGTCAGGCCAGGCGCCCACGCGGAGGGTGGCATAGCCCGGCTCCCCTGTTTCGATATAACCCACGCGGCTGACCTTGATATTGTCGCGGGAGATCGTGTTCCCCTCGCCATCCGCCAGGTCGCTCACAGCCACGCGGCACCCCTCAATATCCTTTTCTGAAAGAGACACCGCAACTATCTGTGCGCTCTCGTACTCGTTTCCGGCCGCGGAGACTTCCAGCGACCGGGACACTTCCCCCTGGAACCCCTGACCGTCGCGGAACACTTTCTCGAGAGGAGACGCCACCGCCAGCCCGAAGGAAGGCTGCCTGCCTCCTTTGGACCACTCCGTCCACACTCGGAGCCTGAGAGTTGCCGCCGCAAGCTCGGAGACTTTCGCATTCAGCGCCGCGATGCGTCCCGTGAGTTGCGGCCAGGTATTCGCGGCGACCGTCTCGGGCGCTGCCAGCAGGCGCTCCAGCGCCTCCAGCTCTGCTTTGGCTTCCGGCAGGAGAGCGGGAACTGCGCCGGCGAGGGCCGTGGGCACACCGTCCAGGCTCAGCGCCCCGGCCAGAGACCGGAGCCGCTCTGCAAGGGGTGCCAGCCGGTCGTTCGCGATCCGCGCCAGCCGCGGGGTGAGGTTCGCCGGGACATCTTCAAGCGCCCCGAGGCGCGCGGGATTGTGGAAGCTGCCAAAAGTGCAGGACCACGAACTCGCCTGTCCGGATGCCTTATCCGCACGGCCCAGATTGATGAACCAGCGGTTCCCGGCGCCAAGCTCAAGGGGCAATTCGCGGACCGGGATGGCCATCTCGACGGTCCAGGCATCCGAGGTCTCCTGCGCTGCGGCAGTCCAACCCGCATTCCAGGATGCGTCCGTGCGCTGCGAGTCATACCGTGTACCCAGGGAGTTGACCACGAACTGGCAGTAATCTCCGCGCGCGGGGCCGGTTGATATGAAGACTTCCACATCATCGTCCATCCAGACCGGGCCGTCCCGCTCTGTGACCGTCTTGACCAGGGGCACGCCGGGCTTGCGGGGGCAGTGGAAGGCGACATAGAGGCTTTCGCTATCTCCTGCCACCCACGCGCGGGTATCCAGGTCTGGAACGGAGCCGTCGTTCACGCGGAAACCGGACAGCGCCCTGCCCGCGTCCCAGCAGGCTTCGGAGAGCAAGCCGTCGATTTCGGGCGGGGCTTCCACAGTTGAGCAGGTCACCGTCGGTGTCCCGTATGCCGCAATATCATCGAACCAGACCGTGCCCGTGCCCCGGAGAAGTGGTACAAGGCAAATGTGGTCGACACCCTCGGGGACGGTGAATCGGTGGGTCTCCTTGCGCCAGTCGAAGGTGCCCGTCCAATTGGCTGTTGCTCGACCGCCCACAATCTCTTGGACGCCCTCTCGCAACTGCACGTCCATCCCGCAAGAGCCTTCGACCCCTTCGGCCTTGATCCAGAACTCCACCACGATCTCCTGCCCCGGCTCCACGGGTGTGGCGGGATGGTGCCAGGTGCAGATGCCGTCGAAGGTCGGGTCAGTGATGCGCAGGCGGCCGCTGAACAGGCCGGAATGGTGCTCCTCCGCATCCATTTCGCTCGAGACACCATCGTGTGCGTTGCGCGGAGGCCAGATGCCCCAGTCTGCGGCGGCTGGAGGCACGCCCTGCTCGAACCCGCCATTGCGCACCAGGTCGGGAGTAGCCCCGTTGTCACCCAGGCATTGGGGGGCAAGGAGGAGGATCGTCAAGAGATGGAGAGATTGTATCGTTCGGGGCATCGCCAAGACCTCGCGGATCGCGTCTCGTCGGGAAGCTTCACCGTCCTCGTTCTCCGCATGCAGCGCCCATTCCTGCCGCACCAAAAGCAATGGCGGCAGGGTAGACCCGCCGCCGCGCACTACTCTCCGAAGGTCGGTTCGGTTTCGTCAGGCCCGTATGATCGTCTGGTCCCGCGCCGGCCCCACCGAAACCATGCCCACGGGGATCCCCGTGATCTCTTCGATGAACTCCACGTACCTCCGAGCGTTCTCGGGCAGGTCCTCGTATCTGCGGCACCCCGAGATGTCCGTCTTCCAGCCATCCAGCATTTCGTAGATCGGCTTCGCTTCGCTCATCAAGTCTACGTTGCTAGGGACCATCTCGTGGCGCCGGCCAGCTATATCGTATGCCACGCAGACGGGCAACTTCTCAAACACATCGAGAACATCAAGAAGCGTGAGCGCGATGCTGGTTGCGCCGTTGAGTCGCGCGGACGTGCGCACCACCACAAGATCCGGCCACCCACAGCGGCGTGGGCGACCCGTAGTGGTTCCGTACTCATAGCCGCGTTCGCGGATGAGGTCGCCGTCCGGGCCCTTGTCTTCGGTCGGGAAAGGCCCGGCCCCGACGCGCGTGGTGTAGGCCTTGGCAACGATATAGACATCATCGATGACCGTGGGACCAATCCCCGTTCCAAGACATGCCCCACCGGCGATGGGATGCGAAGAAGTCACGAATGGGAAGGTGCCGCAGTCGAGGTCAAGGAATGTGCCCTGTGCGCCTTCCATGACCACATTGCCGCCATTGTCCACCACCTTCATGAGCAGCGCGCGGGTGTCGCCGATGTACTCGCGCACCTCGCCGGCCACGGCCCACACCTCGTCGAAGACCTCGTCCGCCTTTAGGCCCTCATGCCCGTACAGTTCACGGAAAATCACGTTCTTCACTGCAAGCTGCTCATCAATGCGCGCCTTGAGATCATCCGCGGACAGCAGGTCGAACATGCGAACCGGACGGGGCATGCGGGCCGTTTTGTCCGTGTAGGCCGGCCCTATTCCACGCCGTGTAGTGCCGATACTTCCTGCTCCTCGAGAATCCTCCTGGAGGCCGTCCAAGAGGCGGTGGTATGGCATGATCACGTGGGCGCAGCCGCTGATGCGCAGCCCCTTGCAGGTGATGCCGCGCTCCTTCAGTCCGTGAATCTCTTCCACCAGGGAGGTCACGTCGATCACGGTTCCGTCGCCCATGATGGACAGGCAGCCCTCGTGGAGAATGCC
This region of Armatimonadota bacterium genomic DNA includes:
- a CDS encoding adenylosuccinate synthase; amino-acid sequence: MAVKVVVGAQWGDEGKGKITDILAENADAVVRYQGGSNAGHTVVVGGEKFKLHLIPSGILHEGCLSIMGDGTVIDVTSLVEEIHGLKERGITCKGLRISGCAHVIMPYHRLLDGLQEDSRGAGSIGTTRRGIGPAYTDKTARMPRPVRMFDLLSADDLKARIDEQLAVKNVIFRELYGHEGLKADEVFDEVWAVAGEVREYIGDTRALLMKVVDNGGNVVMEGAQGTFLDLDCGTFPFVTSSHPIAGGACLGTGIGPTVIDDVYIVAKAYTTRVGAGPFPTEDKGPDGDLIRERGYEYGTTTGRPRRCGWPDLVVVRTSARLNGATSIALTLLDVLDVFEKLPVCVAYDIAGRRHEMVPSNVDLMSEAKPIYEMLDGWKTDISGCRRYEDLPENARRYVEFIEEITGIPVGMVSVGPARDQTIIRA